In the Danaus plexippus chromosome 16 unlocalized genomic scaffold, MEX_DaPlex mxdp_31, whole genome shotgun sequence genome, one interval contains:
- the LOC116771878 gene encoding GTP-binding protein Rit2 — MAEAAGTSRGLRVYKIVVLGDGGVGKSAVTLQFVSHSFLDYHDPTIEDSYQQQAVIDGEPALLDILDTAGQVEFTAMREQYMRCGEGFMLCYSVTDRRSFRAAGEYQRLLAHARPNESLPIVLVGNKLDLAPRFRQVTTDEGKALASQLGCPFFETSAALRHFVDDAFHALVREIRRLDRQRQPPPCVTSSGGRRRWRRLRSIFAFVFRRRRRHHSSP, encoded by the exons ATGGCGGAGGCTGCGGGCACATCGCGCGGCCTCCGCGTCTACAAGATCGTGGTGCTGGGTGACGGAGGAGTTGGCAAGTCCGCGGTCACCTTGCAGTTTGTTAGCCACAGCTTCTTGGACTATCATGATCCCACTATCG AGGATTCATACCAACAACAAGCAGTCATTGACGGTGAGCCAGCTCTATTGGACATCTTGGATACTGCAGGACAG GTAGAGTTCACGGCTATGCGGGAACAGTACATGCGTTGTGGTGAAGGTTTTATGCTGTGCTACTCGGTGACGGACAGGCGGTCGTTTCGCGCGGCTGGTGAATACCAGCGGCTCTTGGCCCACGCTAGACCTAACGAGTCGCTGCCAATAGTACTGGTGGGGAATAAACTGGACCTAGCGCCGAGGTTCAGACAG GTAACAACTGATGAAGGTAAAGCCCTAGCGAGTCAGTTGGGGTGTCCTTTCTTCGAGACGTCAGCCGCTCTCCGTCACTTCGTGGACGACGCCTTCCACGCCCTCGTGAGGGAGATAAGACGTTTAGACAGACAGAGACAG CCTCCTCCCTGTGTGACGTCATCTGGTGGTCGCCGTCGGTGGCGTCGCCTCCGCAGCATCTTCGCCTTCGTGTTCCGAAGACGGCGCCGTCACCACTCCTCTCCATGA
- the LOC116772162 gene encoding WD repeat-containing protein 91, translating into MAHIQLVDELVREYLIFRGFTSTVKSFDADLKSDKDKGFRVDKIVDQIMHYINVSDLIALKEYWLHLDSLIFSKLEVHVQPAIRKIEYSLYKLYLVTASQSTGGVKNEKVAEFLSKMLPELQGQNEWRDWFMLPYIQKPEENPSFSLYFTRAWQDSVLVSLHNLLATVFQCMPQPTLTSYESDAALVKRLQDEIMTLKGKTQQPSEKTSPIGHQSRISQYSERLSVPLPLVDDFSAIPSEQFDTGIREARGLRGLLRQMGGSPVMARKAGRSQSQN; encoded by the exons ATGGCCCATATACAATTAGTCGATGAATTGGTGCGggaatatttgattttcaGAGGGTTCACGTCAACTGTAAAATCGTTCGACGCTGACCTTAAATCTGATAAAGATAAAGGTTTTAGAGTTGACAAAATAGTTGATCAAATTAtgcattatataaatgtttctgACCTCATTGCACTGAAGGAGTACTGGTTACACCTCGATAGTTTAATTTTCTCAAAGTTAGAGGTTCATGTTCAGCCAG CGATTCGCAAAATAGAGTACAGTCTCTACAAACTATACTTAGTCACAGCATCTCAGAGCACTGGAGgtgtaaaaaatgaaaaagttgCAGAATTTCTATCTAAAATGTTACCAGAGCTACAAGGCCAAAATGAATGGAGGGATTGGTTCA TGTTACCTTACATACAAAAACCTGAAGAGAATCCTTCATTTAGTCTCTATTTCACAAGAGCATGGCAGGATAGTGTGCTTGTGTCGTTACACAATTTGCTAGCTACTGTTTTCCAATGTATGCCTCAGCCAACCCTTACCAGTTATGAGAGTGATGCAGCCTTGGTAAAGAGGTTACAGGATGAGATTATGACTCTTAAAGGAAAG ACACAGCAACCTTCTGAAAAAACATCCCCAATAGGACATCAATCACGTATATCTCAATATTCTGAAAGACTCAGTGTTCCTTTACCATTAGTGGATGACTTTTCTGCTATACCATCAGAACAATTTGACACTGGCATAAGAGAAGCTCGTGGGCTCAGAGGCCTTTTAAGACAGATGGGAGGAAGTCCTGTTATGGCAAGAAAAGCTGGAAGATCTCAAAGtcagaattaa